The following are encoded together in the Gadus chalcogrammus isolate NIFS_2021 chromosome 2, NIFS_Gcha_1.0, whole genome shotgun sequence genome:
- the LOC130403174 gene encoding heterogeneous nuclear ribonucleoprotein 87F-like yields the protein MLARSRSVLQEQTVEVMEAVVWRSVAVHAGGGKAGSRAAQRMQNEGLRRRSWRQRPAWRSWRRPTWKGRHGGPGGGSSSKGPGGSQPRWPGDGRGPGGNGGPGGGGQPGEVMEAVVWRSVAVVWRCSP from the exons ATGTTGGCCAGGAGCCGTTCAGTCCTACAGGAACAGACGG tagaggtgatggaggcggtcgtctggag GTCCGTGGCGGTCCATGCAGGTGGAGGGAAGGCCGGGAGCCGTGCAGCCCAACGGATGCAGAACG AAGGACTGAggcggaggtcctggaggcagaggccagcctggaggtcctggaggcgtcCAACCTGGAAGGGGCGGCATGGAGGGCCAGGTGGCGGCTCCTCATCCA AAGGGCCTGGAGGCAGCCAACCTAGATGGCCTGGAGACGGCCGAGGTCCTGGAGGCAACGGCgggcctggaggtggaggccaaCCTGGAG aggtgatggaggcggtcgtctggag GTCCGTGGCAgtcgtctggaggtgctcgcCGTGA
- the LOC130370879 gene encoding alpha-N-acetylgalactosaminide alpha-2,6-sialyltransferase 2-like — translation MMRFLRVIQKWISWRCVFPLAALSLGMVVVYGWKPTLSAFFSHQSVIPTGQVQLLYEDDTSIIPANQQSDESACSLPNTVRKLHGFPQIRFNFSTPVFQWAGSFTEKAYQRLRLLAPPYGWMGIPPALVRSTLGLLSSPTSGHLVERRSPDQCLRCAVVGNGGILRGSGQGRDIDDHDLVFRVNGAVIQGFERDVGTKTSFYGFTVNTMKHSLVLYHSDGFTRVPQGPDTRYIFIPSNIRDYVMMASAIRREYVPTGVDFRDRPKTYFGNSSREHFRMLHPDFISYLTEHFLKSHQLTNSKMRHLYMPSTGALMLFAALHTCDQVSAYGFITTNYAAFSDHYYDSVMTPLRFYANHDLRMEGLLWELLHHQKIIQLYTREH, via the exons ATGATGCGTTTCCTCCGAGTGATCCAAAAGTGGATTtcttggaggtgtgtgtttcCGCTGGCAGCCCTTTCTCTGGGCATGGTCGTTGTTTACGGTTGGAAGCCCACCCTCAGCGCCTTTTTCAG tCATCAGAGTGTCATCCCGACCGGCCAGGTACAGCTCCTGTATGAAGATGATACGAGCATCATACCAGCTAACCAACAGTCG GATGAATCTGCGTGTTCTCTTCCGAACACCGTGAGGAAGCTGCACGGGTTCCCCCAGATACGCTTTAACTTCTCCACGCCCGTCTTCCAGTGGGCAGGGAGCTTCACAGAGAAAGCCTATCAGAGACTGAGGCTCCTTGCACCACCATATGGATGGATGGGGATACCCCCGGCCT tGGTTCGCTCCACCCTGGGGCTCCTCAGCAGCCCCACCAGCGGCCATCTTGTGGAGCGGCGGTCACCCGACCAGTGCTTGAGATGTGCAGTGGTCGGTAACGGCGGGATCCTGCGTGGTTCGGGTCAGGGGCGGGACATCGATGACCACGACCTAGTCTTCAG ggtgaaCGGTGCCGTGATCCAGGGGTTCGAGCGCGATGTGGGGACCAAGACGTCCTTCTATGGCTTCACCGTCAACACCATGAAACACTCCCTGGTGCTGTACCACAGTGACGGCTTCACCAGAGTCCCTCAAGGCCCG GACACGCGTTACATCTTCATCCCGTCGAATATCCGGGACTACGTGATGATGGCGTCGGCCATTCGGCGAGAATATGTCCCCACAGGTGTGGACTTCAGGGACAG ACCCAAGACATATTTCGGCAACAGTTCCCGAGAACACTTCAGGATGCTGCACCCTGATTTTATATCCTACCTAACTGAACA CTTCCTGAAGTCTCATCAGCTGACCAATAGCAAGATGCGACACCTGTACATGCCCAGCACTGGAGCTCTTATGCTATTTGCTGCCCTGCACACCTGTGaccag GTGTCTGCGTATGGCTTCATCACAACGAACTACGCAGCGTTCTCCGACCACTACTACGACAGCGTCATGACCCCGCTGCGTTTCTATGCCAACCACGACCTCCGTATGGAGGGCTTGCTGTGGGAGTTGCTACACCATCAGAAGATCATCCAACTCTACACCAGggaacactga